In one Juglans regia cultivar Chandler chromosome 11, Walnut 2.0, whole genome shotgun sequence genomic region, the following are encoded:
- the LOC109009520 gene encoding signal peptide peptidase-like, translated as MKNVERLANVALAGLTLAPLVVKVDPNLNVVLTACLTVYVGCYRSVKPTPPSETMSNEHAMRFPFVGSAMLLSLFLLFKFLSKDLVNAVLTCYFFVLGIVALSATLLPAIKRYLPEHWNQDVITWRFPYFHSLDIEFTKSQIVAAIPGTFFCAWYASQKHWLANNILGLAFCIQGIEMLSLGSFKTGAILLAGLFVYDIFWVFFTPVMVSVAKSFDAPIKLLFPTADSARPFSMLGLGDIVIPGIFVALALRFDVSRGRDSQYFKSAFMGYTAGVVLTILVMNWFQAAQPALLYIVPAVIGFLAAHCIWNGEVKPLLEFDESKAANSSKESKKVE; from the exons ATGAAAAACGTTGAGCGATTGGCGAATGTAGCTTTAGCAG GTTTAACTTTAGCACCACTTGTTGTTAAAGTGGATCCAAACCTAAATGTTGTTTTGACGGCTTGCCTTACTGTTTATGTGGGTTGCTACAGATCTGTTAAGCCAACTCCACCTTCT GAGACAATGTCCAATGAGCATGCCATGCGTTTCCCTTTTGTTGGAAGTGCAATGCTGTTATCACTCTTTTTGCTTTTCAAGTTTCTATCTAAGGACTTGGTCAATGCTGTATTAACGTGTTACTTCTTTGTGCTTGGGATCGTTGCACTTtc GGCGACATTGTTACCTGCTATTAAGCGTTATCTGCCAGAGCATTGGAATCAAGACGTTATAACCTGGCGTTTTCCATATTTCCACT CTTTGGACATTGAGTTCACAAAATCTCAGATCGTTGCTGCAATCCCTGGCACCTTTTTCTGCGCATGGTATGCTTCGCAGAAGCATTGGCTTGCTAACAATATACTGGGACTTGCTTTCTGCATACAG GGAATTGAAATGCTTTCTCTTGGGTCTTTCAAGACTGGCGCTATCCTTTTG GCTGGACTTTTTGTATATGATATTTTCTGGGTTTTCTTCACTCCAGTGATGGTTAGTGTTGCAAAATCTTTTGATGCTCCCATAAAG CTTTTGTTTCCCACAGCAGATTCTGCTCGACCATTCTCCATGCTTGGACTTGGTGACATTGTAATCCCTG GTATTTTTGTAGCATTGGCTTTGCGATTTGATGTGTCTAGAGGGAGGGACAGCCAGTATTTTAAGAGTGCTTTCATGGGTTACACTGCCGGGGTGGTGCTTACAATACTTGTCATGAACTGGTTCCAGGCTGCACAG CCTGCACTTTTGTATATTGTACCTGCTGTTATTGGATTTTTGGCTGCTCATTGCATATGGAATGGCGAAGTCAAGCCG TTGTTGGAGTTTGACGAGTCTAAGGCTGCGAATTCATCCAAAGAAAGCAAGAAGGTCGAATGA
- the LOC109009521 gene encoding rhomboid-like protein 11, chloroplastic isoform X1 — translation MGQLRFQQLRTPHSSCNLIPMASFSRPIKIPTLPVPHPISYTRRLTRPNKALHSHPLSSAARSHIVCKMNGSDMISQLELGKPEERRKPERRVNGIFWIILLNIGIYVADHFFQVRSIKSLYLYHNWPAWYQFLTATFCHANWNHLSSNLFFLYIFGKLVEEEEGSFALWLSYILTGIGANLVSWLILPRNAVSVGASGAVFGLFAISVLVKMSWDWRKILEVLILGQFVIERVMEAAQASTAISGTFRGGNSMQGVNHIAHLSGALVGVVLVWLLSRVPSQHPEGEVSTLERKKGRIQ, via the exons ATGGGGCAATTACGGTTTCAGCAACTCCGAACACCTCATTCTTCATGCAATCTCATTCCCATGGCTTCTTTTTCCCGTCCAATAAAAATTCCTACTCTTCCAGTACCTCACCCCATCTCTTATACTCGAAGACTCACCAGACCCAATAAAGCCCTCCATTCTCACCCTCTTTCCTCTGCCGCTCGATCCCACATCGTATGCAAGATGAACGGTTCAG ATATGATATCACAGCTGGAACTCGGGAAGCCCGAAGAGAGAAGAAAGCCGGAGAGACGTGTTaatgggattttctggattaTACTCCTTAATATTGGAATATATGTGGCGGATCACTTTTTTCAG gTTCGCAGCATTAAAAGTCTGTACTTGTACCACAATTGGCCTGCTTGGTATCAGTTCCTGACAGCAACATTTTGTCATGCCAATTG GAACCATCTTTCAAGCAACCTTTTCTTCCTGTATATTTTTG GAAAGCTTGTTGAAGAAGAGGAGGGGAGTTTTGCACTGTGGCTTTCTTACATTCTTACAGGCATTGGAGCAAACCTTGTTTCATGGCTGATTCTACCCAGGAATGCTGTTTCTGTTGGGGCCTCTGGTGCTGTTTTTGGGTTGTTTGCAATCAGTGTGCTTGTAAAG ATGTCCTGGGACTGGAGGAAGATTCTTGAAGTGCTTATATTGGGCCAATTTGTTATAGAAAGG GTTATGGAAGCAGCCCAAGCTTCAACGGCCATTTCAGGCACCTTCCGGGGTGGAAACTCAATGCAAGGTGTCAATCACATTGCACATCTTTCTGGTGCTCTTGTTGGTGTTGTTCTTGTATGGCTTCTCAGCAGAGTTCCTTCTCAGCATCCAGAGGGAGAAGTATCGACTCTGGAGAGGAAAAAAGGCAGAATACAATAA
- the LOC109009521 gene encoding rhomboid-like protein 11, chloroplastic isoform X2, producing the protein MTNVRSIKSLYLYHNWPAWYQFLTATFCHANWNHLSSNLFFLYIFGKLVEEEEGSFALWLSYILTGIGANLVSWLILPRNAVSVGASGAVFGLFAISVLVKMSWDWRKILEVLILGQFVIERVMEAAQASTAISGTFRGGNSMQGVNHIAHLSGALVGVVLVWLLSRVPSQHPEGEVSTLERKKGRIQ; encoded by the exons ATGACCAAT gTTCGCAGCATTAAAAGTCTGTACTTGTACCACAATTGGCCTGCTTGGTATCAGTTCCTGACAGCAACATTTTGTCATGCCAATTG GAACCATCTTTCAAGCAACCTTTTCTTCCTGTATATTTTTG GAAAGCTTGTTGAAGAAGAGGAGGGGAGTTTTGCACTGTGGCTTTCTTACATTCTTACAGGCATTGGAGCAAACCTTGTTTCATGGCTGATTCTACCCAGGAATGCTGTTTCTGTTGGGGCCTCTGGTGCTGTTTTTGGGTTGTTTGCAATCAGTGTGCTTGTAAAG ATGTCCTGGGACTGGAGGAAGATTCTTGAAGTGCTTATATTGGGCCAATTTGTTATAGAAAGG GTTATGGAAGCAGCCCAAGCTTCAACGGCCATTTCAGGCACCTTCCGGGGTGGAAACTCAATGCAAGGTGTCAATCACATTGCACATCTTTCTGGTGCTCTTGTTGGTGTTGTTCTTGTATGGCTTCTCAGCAGAGTTCCTTCTCAGCATCCAGAGGGAGAAGTATCGACTCTGGAGAGGAAAAAAGGCAGAATACAATAA